One Sphaerisporangium krabiense DNA segment encodes these proteins:
- a CDS encoding DUF2398 family protein, protein MTPPRAARDVQPADLGSYQQAVRRVMTCDLITAGRPRAGVLDNVLRWADEMARDFRELFGYTLIATTHQVRLVRRLDTLDPTQRSVFARKGKPFDRRRLAYLCLVLASFQRSRIEISLADLVRAFTPSANAIDGLGFDPTVGAHKAAVVDVLDWLVDRGALRLSDGSLESWVRDTENGDALYDIDHEVCGVLFRPARPPQHLTSVAGLLTEPPTPDMSRTAAARRARRLLLEHPVVYYADLTPEIAAALREPGLAEDVARFTGLVVERRAEGVMLADTAGVFTDRPFPGRGGAVNRTAGLLLAKIADLLEDPAHTPVLLPVPSLAGDHAALLERVDAGLPRHGVVAELAWAPDPGPARDEGPAAEAPLVELSVLDVMMDELFDEFGAASFSGVWQHDPHGLLSAALAFLADLSLVRPVPGGVLVLPAAYRYRNIRAALPERPQDDRLPLELPGMTDTSVSDEEPRP, encoded by the coding sequence ATGACGCCGCCGCGGGCGGCACGGGACGTCCAGCCCGCCGACCTCGGGTCCTACCAGCAGGCGGTGCGGCGGGTCATGACCTGTGACCTGATAACCGCCGGCCGCCCCCGCGCCGGCGTGCTCGACAACGTGCTGCGCTGGGCCGACGAGATGGCCCGCGACTTCCGCGAGCTGTTCGGCTACACGCTGATCGCCACGACCCACCAGGTGCGGCTCGTGCGCAGGCTGGACACGCTCGACCCCACCCAGCGGTCCGTCTTCGCCAGGAAGGGCAAGCCGTTCGACCGCCGCAGGCTGGCCTACCTGTGCCTGGTGCTCGCCTCCTTCCAGCGCTCCCGCATCGAGATCAGCCTGGCCGATCTCGTCCGGGCCTTCACGCCCTCCGCCAACGCCATCGACGGCCTCGGGTTCGACCCCACGGTCGGCGCGCACAAAGCCGCCGTCGTGGACGTCCTGGACTGGCTGGTCGACCGCGGCGCGCTTCGTCTGTCCGACGGCTCCCTGGAGTCCTGGGTGCGCGACACCGAGAACGGCGACGCGCTCTACGACATCGACCACGAGGTGTGCGGGGTGCTGTTCCGTCCGGCGCGGCCGCCGCAACACCTCACCAGCGTGGCCGGTCTGCTCACCGAGCCGCCCACGCCGGACATGTCCCGTACGGCGGCCGCGCGCCGCGCCCGGCGACTGCTGCTGGAACACCCCGTCGTCTACTACGCCGACCTCACCCCCGAGATCGCCGCCGCGCTGCGCGAGCCGGGCCTCGCCGAGGACGTCGCGCGCTTCACCGGGCTGGTCGTCGAGCGGCGCGCGGAGGGCGTCATGCTGGCGGACACCGCCGGGGTCTTCACCGACCGCCCGTTCCCCGGACGGGGCGGCGCCGTGAACCGCACCGCGGGACTGTTGCTCGCGAAGATCGCCGACCTGCTCGAAGACCCCGCGCACACCCCGGTGCTCCTCCCGGTCCCGTCGCTCGCCGGCGACCACGCCGCGCTCCTGGAGCGGGTGGACGCCGGGCTGCCCCGGCACGGCGTCGTCGCCGAGCTGGCCTGGGCCCCCGACCCCGGCCCCGCACGTGACGAGGGCCCGGCCGCCGAGGCGCCGCTGGTGGAGCTCAGCGTGCTCGACGTGATGATGGACGAGCTGTTCGACGAGTTCGGGGCCGCCTCCTTCAGCGGCGTCTGGCAGCACGACCCCCACGGCCTGCTGTCGGCCGCCCTGGCCTTCCTCGCCGACCTGTCGCTGGTCCGCCCGGTCCCCGGCGGCGTCCTGGTGCTGCCGGCCGCGTACCGGTACCGCAACATCAGGGCGGCCCTGCCGGAGCGGCCGCAGGACGACCGGCTTCCGCTGGAACTGCCCGGCATGACCGACACATCCGTGAGCGACGAGGAGCCCCGGCCATGA
- a CDS encoding SbcC/MukB-like Walker B domain-containing protein, with translation MTDRFKPARAGVINVWDYVDEEFVFADGRLVLRGHNGSGKTKALEVLFPFILDGVADARRLDPFSGENRTMKSNLLYRGQEAEYGYVWMEFARVPGGTREPAESTGGNAGSSGTAETVTLIIGLRAHRNRDGVRSSFFVTGRRLGVDFGLLAPDGRPLTENQLKAILEPGAFSATATEYRAAVDARLFGLGRERYGQLLDLLLALRRPLLAKDLDPGKVSDTLTSGLSPVDDVLVDQAARDFENLAAVQRQFDDFTIADTAVRAFLADYTEYLRTHATYRLGRITAASGVAVEHARAVALAAAELRRAGGAHERAARARELAETERQGLEAREAALRAHDAYRAQSRLELQRRQIARGRDEIAAERRRLSGVADDLEELAREAGEIADRLERATVTTARLSTELTEVAERAGIAFDGDGAADTGDDLPITAKARAAARRDDVAEARHRLRLAADADLRRRRADEELADAATAVTDGEVQCAEAETRLGEARAATREALRRWADQWPDGRTAGPSAATAADDAGTIAAPLEDGSGTAVVRDGVAIWTVAGPGDVEALSEAVERLGEPGAPTLLEIFAARTDGRRLECAGHVERLRAQIVGLDAELERLSGERAEIEAERDDAPPSGDLRTAEREGRPGAPLWRLARFAEPVEARRAAGVEGALYGAGMLTAWVHPDPDLTAAAVLAAESDGYLVPLPPEHRPDGPTLADVLVPDDQDLVPAEVITAVLRSVALTDELTGLPAGVAPVVTAGAQFGHGVLVGARPKRAPEYIGATNRANRRRERLAEYDALIAGHRKEREVTAGELARAGAALEDFRRARDTLPAIEPISGAVRSLAHQSTLLAAARTTWERRRKALDSAVAEVDAQRRRLRQVAAERGTPTEADAIDAVARAVDDFERVANALHAERGQAVTIERDLAARQASVARQRERHATETTALQAKENEHNAAVAELAAYEEALDAPLKEVIAQLDEVERLLKEVRARESEAVVEVSREHDAVIRAENDLKHGSTSLAESFAHLFEHTTSFAPYAHGDLRPMLGVSATTPWPADADRFDPISAAESVVTTLARTPAAAPPPSGDSPEAGAGRVDEVVWAALPGGVAGLLDEFRGALGGGRAVSESALKQASSRMSAALRVFQEALDSCGEDYRLDHDPGAAGVVMVYVNDEGGRNPVAAFARRIADRVGEQGVLLEERERTVLENELLAGLAQQIHDRVLAARDLVVGMNDDLRSRRMSSGTGIGIRWSRSDKITDRQRAAARLLERDAQGLGPAGLAELRALLREMIRDYRAAHPRATYRQALAEVLDYRVWYTFELRLVVPGEEEVRLTKAKHEQMSGGEKSAAIHLPLFAAANALYSSAKPTCPRTIALDEAFAGIDDRYKPELLGLTVTFDLDLFMTGHDLWVHFDTVPMAAHYDMHHDKGAHTVSAMLMVWDGTHTIDADAAFSGNDDLATTLLGIRPSRLTPTSADNPLLAALESLSVPDSPDDEDHVRGGDV, from the coding sequence ATGACCGACCGGTTCAAGCCCGCCCGCGCCGGCGTGATCAACGTCTGGGACTACGTGGACGAGGAGTTCGTCTTCGCCGACGGCCGCCTCGTGCTGCGCGGGCACAACGGCTCCGGCAAGACCAAGGCGCTGGAGGTGCTGTTCCCCTTCATCCTGGACGGCGTCGCCGACGCCCGGCGGCTCGACCCGTTCAGCGGCGAGAACCGCACGATGAAGTCCAACCTGCTGTACCGCGGCCAGGAAGCCGAGTACGGCTACGTCTGGATGGAGTTCGCCCGCGTCCCGGGCGGGACTCGCGAGCCCGCCGAGAGCACCGGGGGGAACGCCGGGTCCTCCGGCACCGCGGAAACCGTCACGCTGATCATCGGCCTGCGCGCGCACCGCAACCGCGACGGCGTGCGCAGCTCGTTCTTCGTCACCGGCCGCCGGCTCGGCGTCGACTTCGGCCTGCTGGCGCCGGACGGCCGGCCGCTCACCGAGAACCAGCTCAAGGCGATCCTCGAACCGGGCGCGTTCTCCGCCACCGCCACCGAATACCGCGCAGCCGTGGACGCGCGGCTGTTCGGGCTCGGCCGCGAGCGCTACGGCCAGCTCCTGGACCTGCTGCTGGCCCTGCGCCGCCCGCTGCTGGCCAAGGACCTCGACCCCGGCAAGGTCTCCGACACGCTCACCTCCGGGCTGAGCCCCGTCGACGACGTCCTCGTCGACCAGGCGGCCCGCGACTTCGAGAACCTCGCCGCCGTGCAGCGGCAGTTCGACGACTTCACCATCGCCGACACGGCCGTGCGCGCCTTCCTCGCCGACTACACCGAATACCTGCGTACCCACGCCACCTACCGGCTCGGGCGCATCACCGCGGCGAGCGGCGTCGCCGTCGAGCACGCCCGCGCCGTGGCCCTGGCCGCCGCCGAGCTGCGCCGCGCGGGCGGCGCCCACGAACGGGCCGCCCGCGCCCGCGAGCTGGCCGAGACCGAACGGCAGGGGCTGGAGGCCCGGGAGGCCGCGCTGCGCGCGCACGACGCCTACCGTGCGCAGAGCCGGCTGGAACTCCAGCGCCGGCAGATCGCCAGAGGCCGCGACGAGATCGCCGCCGAACGCCGCCGCCTCTCCGGAGTCGCCGACGACCTGGAGGAGCTGGCGCGCGAGGCCGGCGAGATCGCCGACCGGCTCGAACGCGCCACCGTCACCACGGCCCGCCTGTCCACCGAGCTGACCGAGGTGGCCGAACGCGCGGGCATCGCCTTCGACGGTGACGGCGCCGCGGACACCGGCGACGATCTCCCGATCACGGCCAAGGCGCGCGCCGCGGCCCGCCGCGACGACGTCGCGGAGGCGCGCCACCGGCTCCGCCTCGCCGCGGACGCCGACCTGCGGCGCCGCCGCGCCGACGAGGAACTGGCCGACGCCGCGACGGCGGTCACGGACGGCGAGGTCCAGTGCGCGGAGGCCGAGACCCGCCTGGGCGAGGCCCGCGCCGCCACTCGCGAGGCGCTACGGCGCTGGGCCGACCAGTGGCCCGACGGCCGGACGGCCGGACCTTCGGCGGCGACGGCGGCCGATGACGCCGGGACCATCGCGGCGCCGCTGGAGGACGGCTCCGGTACCGCCGTGGTGCGGGACGGTGTCGCGATCTGGACGGTGGCCGGTCCCGGGGATGTGGAGGCGTTGAGCGAGGCCGTCGAGCGGCTCGGCGAGCCGGGCGCGCCCACGTTGCTGGAGATCTTCGCGGCGCGGACGGATGGGCGGCGGTTGGAGTGCGCCGGTCACGTCGAACGGCTCCGGGCTCAGATCGTCGGCCTGGACGCCGAGCTGGAGCGTCTGAGCGGGGAGCGCGCCGAGATCGAGGCCGAGCGCGACGACGCTCCGCCCTCCGGCGACCTGCGCACCGCGGAGCGCGAGGGCCGGCCCGGTGCGCCCTTGTGGCGGCTGGCGAGGTTCGCGGAGCCGGTCGAGGCCCGCCGGGCGGCGGGCGTCGAGGGCGCTTTGTACGGCGCCGGCATGCTGACGGCCTGGGTGCACCCCGATCCCGATCTCACCGCCGCCGCGGTACTGGCCGCGGAGTCCGACGGCTACCTCGTGCCACTACCACCGGAGCACCGCCCGGACGGTCCCACCCTCGCCGACGTCCTCGTGCCGGACGACCAGGACCTGGTACCCGCCGAGGTGATCACGGCAGTGCTGCGTTCTGTCGCCCTGACCGACGAACTGACCGGGCTTCCCGCGGGCGTCGCGCCTGTGGTCACGGCGGGGGCGCAGTTCGGCCACGGCGTGCTCGTCGGGGCACGGCCCAAGAGGGCCCCCGAGTACATCGGCGCGACCAATCGGGCCAACCGGAGGCGTGAACGCCTCGCCGAGTACGACGCGCTCATCGCCGGTCACAGGAAGGAGCGCGAGGTCACGGCGGGCGAGCTGGCGCGGGCGGGCGCGGCGCTGGAGGACTTCCGCCGCGCCCGGGACACGCTGCCCGCCATCGAGCCGATCAGCGGGGCCGTGCGCAGTCTCGCGCACCAGTCCACCTTGCTGGCCGCCGCGCGCACGACGTGGGAGCGGCGCCGTAAGGCTCTGGACTCGGCGGTCGCCGAGGTGGACGCCCAGCGCCGCCGCCTGCGCCAGGTGGCCGCCGAGCGTGGCACCCCGACCGAGGCGGACGCCATCGACGCGGTCGCGCGGGCGGTGGACGACTTCGAGCGCGTCGCGAACGCCCTGCACGCCGAACGCGGGCAGGCGGTGACCATCGAGCGGGACCTCGCCGCGCGCCAGGCGTCGGTCGCGCGGCAGCGGGAACGGCATGCCACCGAGACCACGGCGCTTCAGGCCAAGGAGAACGAGCACAACGCGGCCGTGGCGGAGCTCGCCGCGTACGAGGAGGCGCTCGACGCCCCGCTCAAAGAGGTGATCGCCCAGCTCGACGAGGTGGAGCGGCTGCTGAAGGAGGTCAGGGCGCGGGAGTCCGAGGCCGTGGTGGAGGTGTCCCGCGAGCACGACGCGGTGATCAGGGCCGAGAACGACCTCAAGCACGGGAGCACGTCCCTCGCCGAGTCCTTCGCCCACCTGTTCGAGCACACGACGTCGTTCGCCCCGTACGCCCATGGCGACCTGCGCCCGATGCTGGGCGTCTCCGCGACCACCCCCTGGCCCGCCGACGCCGACCGCTTCGACCCGATCAGCGCCGCCGAGTCCGTCGTCACCACCCTCGCCCGCACTCCCGCCGCGGCCCCGCCGCCCTCCGGCGATTCGCCCGAGGCCGGGGCGGGCCGGGTGGACGAGGTGGTGTGGGCGGCGCTGCCGGGCGGGGTGGCCGGGTTGCTGGACGAGTTCCGGGGCGCGCTCGGTGGAGGGCGGGCCGTTTCCGAGAGCGCGCTGAAGCAGGCGTCCAGCCGGATGTCGGCCGCGTTGCGGGTGTTCCAGGAGGCCCTGGACTCGTGCGGTGAGGACTACCGGCTCGACCACGACCCGGGCGCGGCCGGTGTCGTCATGGTGTACGTCAACGACGAGGGCGGGCGCAACCCGGTCGCCGCCTTCGCCCGGCGCATCGCCGACCGCGTCGGGGAGCAGGGGGTGCTGCTGGAGGAGCGCGAGCGAACCGTCCTGGAGAACGAGCTGCTCGCCGGCCTCGCCCAGCAGATCCACGACCGCGTCCTGGCCGCCAGGGACCTCGTCGTCGGCATGAACGACGACCTGCGGTCCCGCCGGATGTCCTCGGGGACGGGCATCGGCATCCGCTGGAGCCGCTCGGACAAGATCACCGATCGGCAGCGCGCCGCGGCGCGGCTCCTCGAACGCGACGCGCAGGGGCTCGGCCCGGCGGGGCTGGCGGAGCTGCGCGCCCTGCTGCGCGAGATGATCCGCGACTACCGCGCCGCCCATCCCCGCGCCACCTACCGGCAGGCGCTCGCGGAGGTCCTGGACTACCGCGTCTGGTACACCTTCGAGCTGCGGCTCGTGGTGCCCGGCGAGGAGGAGGTGCGGCTGACCAAGGCCAAGCACGAGCAGATGTCCGGCGGCGAGAAGTCGGCGGCCATCCACCTCCCGCTGTTCGCGGCGGCGAACGCCCTGTACTCCTCGGCCAAGCCGACGTGCCCGCGGACGATCGCGCTGGACGAGGCGTTCGCCGGCATCGACGACCGCTACAAGCCCGAGCTTCTCGGCCTGACCGTCACGTTCGACCTCGATCTCTTCATGACCGGCCACGATCTGTGGGTGCACTTCGACACCGTGCCCATGGCCGCCCACTACGACATGCACCACGACAAGGGCGCCCACACGGTCTCGGCCATGCTGATGGTCTGGGACGGCACGCACACGATCGACGCCGACGCCGCCTTCTCCGGCAACGACGACCTGGCCACGACGCTCCTCGGCATCCGCCCGAGCCGCCTCACCCCCACCTCCGCGGACAACCCTCTGCTGGCCGCGCTGGAGTCATTGAGCGTCCCTGACTCTCCCGACGATGAGGACCACGTCCGCGGCGGTGACGTATGA
- a CDS encoding TIGR02679 family protein, which translates to MSATYGIEGLTGDAYKRLFANARKALERNGGDLGRSISVKEPSDEERHRIHGLLGGASSRPGVQRITVSLGHLDAKVRASIGLGLVEFLEHTGGVLRNRPAERAASADAREGALRAVEASPLHESCAWYRDWSRTMGRDGTLTRLLADSGPVLTQAIRVLERIEARRSADTPVMLPDLAAEITRNPKALDHDKTLSMLVLRALAVREDVPRPGSAEERRELWEAAGVVPDDLASRVLVLNLPAQGEGLGEWLSGAARSGTPFQVTLHQLTTLPIMVSVPVVHVCENPAVLRRAAAELGDGASALICTEGRPSTAFHRVARAVVAGGGVLRYHGDFDWPGVAIAASVMERHGARPWRMSAADFLAGLRHEGDEVPLTGRRHDTPWDPALAEAMERHGRAVYEESVAENLIADLARKPPGAASTVRRKPRRSPPESGTTFPASSPCA; encoded by the coding sequence ATGAGCGCGACGTACGGAATCGAGGGCTTGACCGGGGACGCCTACAAGCGGCTCTTCGCCAACGCGCGCAAGGCGCTCGAACGAAACGGCGGAGACCTCGGTAGGAGCATCAGCGTGAAGGAGCCCAGCGACGAGGAGCGGCACAGAATTCATGGTCTGCTCGGTGGTGCGTCTTCCCGGCCGGGCGTCCAGCGCATCACCGTCTCGCTCGGCCACCTCGATGCCAAGGTCCGGGCGTCCATCGGCCTTGGGCTGGTGGAGTTCCTGGAACACACCGGGGGCGTGCTGCGAAATCGTCCGGCCGAGCGGGCCGCGAGCGCGGACGCCCGCGAAGGGGCGCTGCGCGCCGTGGAGGCGAGCCCGTTGCACGAGTCATGCGCGTGGTACCGCGACTGGTCGCGGACCATGGGCCGGGACGGCACGCTGACCCGACTGCTCGCGGATTCCGGACCCGTCCTCACCCAGGCCATCCGTGTCCTGGAGCGCATCGAGGCACGCCGGAGCGCGGACACGCCGGTCATGCTGCCCGATCTGGCCGCCGAGATCACCAGGAACCCCAAGGCGCTCGACCATGACAAGACGTTGTCGATGCTCGTCCTGCGGGCGCTGGCCGTCCGTGAGGACGTCCCGAGACCGGGTAGCGCCGAGGAACGGCGTGAGCTGTGGGAAGCCGCCGGTGTCGTTCCCGACGATCTCGCGAGCCGGGTCCTGGTGCTGAACCTGCCCGCGCAGGGGGAGGGACTCGGGGAGTGGCTGAGCGGAGCGGCGCGGTCCGGTACGCCGTTCCAGGTCACCCTGCACCAGCTCACCACCCTGCCGATCATGGTGTCCGTACCGGTTGTCCATGTATGCGAGAACCCTGCCGTGCTGCGGCGCGCCGCCGCCGAGCTGGGCGACGGCGCGTCCGCGCTGATCTGCACCGAGGGTCGTCCTTCGACGGCCTTCCATCGCGTCGCCAGGGCCGTCGTCGCCGGGGGAGGAGTCCTGCGTTATCACGGCGATTTCGACTGGCCCGGCGTCGCCATCGCCGCGTCCGTGATGGAACGCCACGGGGCGCGCCCCTGGCGCATGTCCGCGGCGGATTTTCTCGCCGGTCTCCGGCACGAGGGGGACGAGGTGCCGCTGACCGGCCGTCGCCACGACACGCCATGGGATCCGGCGCTGGCCGAGGCGATGGAGCGCCATGGCCGCGCCGTCTACGAGGAATCGGTGGCCGAGAATCTGATCGCCGATCTGGCGCGGAAACCGCCGGGCGCCGCATCCACTGTCCGACGGAAGCCGCGCCGATCTCCGCCCGAATCCGGCACTACCTTTCCTGCCAGCTCACCCTGCGCGTGA
- a CDS encoding ABC transporter permease encodes MPPDLRKPQPPHVQLLDLLLVQLSNYRWSWRGMIVTGVFAPMMSTVGLGLLARQGAPENLAYVLTGSIVLSLMFQNQNNVAGNFAFMKAMGTLDFFATLPLRRALVVVATVLAFFLLSIPSLLVTVIFGALFLGVPLHVSPLALVVVPLCVMPMAGIGALIGILARTPEEAGSASLLVTIVLLFMGPVILPPATLPAWLLTLSHAGPTGYAASAIRQVTFGPVSGRLLVDVAVLTALTLLSLWLVTRRVSWQER; translated from the coding sequence ATGCCTCCTGACCTCAGAAAGCCCCAGCCCCCGCACGTCCAGCTTCTCGACCTGCTGCTCGTCCAGCTCTCGAACTACCGGTGGTCGTGGCGGGGCATGATCGTGACCGGCGTCTTCGCGCCGATGATGAGCACCGTCGGCCTGGGCCTGCTCGCCCGGCAGGGCGCGCCGGAGAACCTGGCCTATGTGCTGACCGGCAGCATCGTGCTGTCCCTGATGTTCCAGAACCAGAACAACGTGGCCGGCAACTTCGCCTTCATGAAGGCCATGGGCACGCTGGACTTCTTCGCGACCCTCCCCCTGCGCCGCGCCCTCGTCGTCGTCGCGACCGTGCTGGCGTTCTTCCTCCTCTCCATCCCCTCGCTGCTCGTGACGGTGATCTTCGGCGCCCTGTTCCTCGGCGTGCCGCTGCACGTCAGCCCGCTGGCGCTCGTCGTCGTCCCGCTGTGCGTGATGCCGATGGCCGGCATCGGCGCGCTCATCGGCATCCTCGCCCGCACGCCCGAGGAGGCCGGCTCCGCCAGCCTGCTCGTGACGATCGTGCTCCTCTTCATGGGCCCCGTCATCCTGCCCCCCGCCACCCTCCCCGCCTGGCTCCTCACCCTCAGCCACGCCGGCCCCACCGGCTACGCCGCCTCGGCCATCCGCCAGGTCACCTTCGGCCCCGTATCCGGGCGGCTCCTGGTGGACGTCGCGGTACTCACCGCGCTCACCCTGCTCAGCCTGTGGCTGGTCACGCGCAGGGTGAGCTGGCAGGAAAGGTAG
- a CDS encoding ABC transporter ATP-binding protein, giving the protein MAGIAYEVRDLVKVYPKQPAPAVDGVTFHIDEGEIFGLLGDNGAGKTTLVRQMVNLLRPTSGGITLFGRDIREDPRHVPALVGYMPQSGAALNRLTVGEAVYFAGHLRGLARKAAARERDLLLEELRIGPIRDKSSARLSGGQRRLLQLGVAMAGHPPVLILDEPTNDLDPVNRKYVWDVLRRWNAEHGTTIVLITHDAVEAEKVIQRVGIVQRGRFTALGTPRELKKTIALQVRVELAFEPGDPPGLPAGMAPWREGPDFLSLMVDHADTPELLANLDFSKVTDIRLHSATLEDLYLHYAS; this is encoded by the coding sequence ATGGCCGGCATCGCCTACGAGGTGCGCGACCTGGTGAAGGTCTACCCGAAACAGCCCGCCCCCGCCGTCGACGGCGTCACCTTCCACATCGACGAGGGCGAGATATTCGGACTGCTCGGCGACAACGGCGCGGGAAAGACCACGCTGGTCCGCCAGATGGTGAACCTGCTGCGCCCGACCTCGGGCGGCATCACGCTCTTCGGCCGCGACATCCGCGAGGACCCGCGCCACGTGCCGGCCCTCGTCGGCTACATGCCGCAGAGCGGCGCCGCGCTCAACAGGCTCACCGTCGGCGAGGCCGTGTACTTCGCCGGCCACCTGCGCGGGCTCGCCAGGAAGGCGGCCGCGCGCGAGCGCGACCTGCTGCTGGAAGAGCTACGCATCGGCCCCATACGGGACAAGTCCAGCGCGCGGCTGTCCGGCGGCCAGCGGCGGCTGCTGCAACTCGGCGTCGCGATGGCCGGGCACCCGCCGGTGCTGATCCTGGACGAGCCCACCAACGACCTCGACCCGGTCAACAGGAAGTACGTCTGGGACGTGCTGCGGCGGTGGAACGCCGAGCACGGCACGACGATCGTGCTGATCACCCACGACGCCGTGGAGGCCGAGAAGGTCATCCAGCGGGTGGGCATCGTGCAGCGGGGCCGGTTCACCGCGCTCGGCACGCCGCGCGAGCTGAAGAAGACCATCGCGCTCCAGGTGCGCGTGGAGCTGGCGTTCGAGCCAGGGGACCCGCCCGGCCTGCCCGCCGGAATGGCGCCCTGGCGCGAGGGACCCGATTTCCTGTCCCTGATGGTGGACCACGCCGACACGCCGGAACTGCTGGCGAACCTCGACTTCTCCAAGGTCACCGACATCCGCCTGCACTCGGCCACCCTAGAGGACCTGTACCTGCACTATGCCTCCTGA
- a CDS encoding TetR/AcrR family transcriptional regulator yields the protein MPKPTDTKRRIQAVARELFARQGVRKTSLQEIANRLGITKPALYYHFSSREELVRSIVQPLIDDGEAFLSRQEALGAIEPRALLEEYFDFTYGHRDVIVLVLAELTTLAELGLFDLVLAWRERIVALLCGPEPTLAEATRAVVALGGLQDCTIQFPDAPLEELRRATVNAACAALGIQP from the coding sequence GTGCCCAAGCCCACCGACACCAAGCGGCGCATCCAGGCCGTCGCCCGTGAGCTGTTCGCCCGCCAAGGCGTGCGGAAGACGAGCCTGCAAGAGATCGCGAACCGGCTGGGCATCACCAAGCCCGCGCTGTACTACCACTTCTCCTCACGCGAGGAACTGGTACGCAGCATCGTGCAGCCCCTCATCGACGACGGCGAGGCGTTCCTCAGCCGACAGGAGGCCCTCGGCGCGATCGAGCCGCGCGCGCTGCTGGAGGAGTACTTCGACTTCACCTACGGGCACCGCGACGTCATCGTGCTCGTGCTCGCCGAGCTCACCACGCTGGCCGAGCTGGGGCTGTTCGACCTGGTGCTGGCATGGCGCGAGCGGATCGTCGCCCTGCTCTGCGGGCCCGAGCCCACCCTGGCCGAGGCCACCCGCGCGGTCGTGGCGCTCGGCGGCCTGCAGGACTGCACGATCCAGTTCCCCGACGCGCCCCTTGAGGAGCTACGACGCGCCACGGTGAACGCCGCCTGCGCGGCGCTCGGCATCCAGCCCTAA
- a CDS encoding FAD-dependent monooxygenase translates to MHVLVSGASIAGPVLAYWLTRYGFDVTVVERAPTLRKTGGHAVDLFRPALEITEEMGVLPRVQELATGTTRMTMLREGARRPVGVDLAKVFNAASDRHVEIMRDDLSEVYYDATREDVEYLFGDSIAAIGPDGEVEFDGGPPRRFDLVVGADGLHSNVRRLVFGPESRYSAFIGAYLAVLTMPEGAGAGPAPGEYAAHLGVGRVAGVYRARSTGDARAVFLFRSERELEYHHRDVPRQKELLCEAFQSMHPDVDGWLGELDHTPAFYFDSITQLRMDTWSSGRVTLVGDAGYCPGPAIGGSTSLAVLGAYVLAGELAEAGGDHTRAFAAYEREMADLVRGSHAFALGAARTLIPRSRLGVAGLLAGTRLVSMLPAAVGRALGRLNSSGIRLHDSMTVKHYARPVHGKHGG, encoded by the coding sequence ATGCACGTGTTAGTCTCCGGCGCCAGCATCGCCGGTCCCGTCCTCGCCTACTGGCTCACCCGGTACGGCTTCGACGTCACCGTGGTCGAGCGGGCTCCCACGCTGCGCAAGACGGGCGGCCACGCGGTCGACCTGTTCCGCCCCGCTCTGGAGATCACCGAGGAGATGGGCGTGCTGCCCCGCGTCCAGGAGCTCGCCACCGGCACCACCCGGATGACGATGCTGCGCGAGGGCGCGCGCCGGCCGGTCGGCGTCGACCTCGCCAAGGTCTTCAACGCCGCCTCCGACCGCCACGTCGAGATCATGCGCGACGACCTGAGCGAGGTCTACTACGACGCGACCCGCGAGGACGTCGAGTACCTCTTCGGCGACTCCATCGCCGCCATCGGCCCGGACGGCGAGGTGGAGTTCGACGGCGGGCCGCCGCGCCGCTTCGACCTGGTGGTCGGCGCGGACGGGCTCCATTCCAACGTCCGCCGCCTGGTCTTCGGCCCCGAGTCCCGCTACAGCGCGTTCATCGGCGCCTACCTCGCCGTCCTCACGATGCCGGAGGGCGCCGGCGCGGGGCCGGCTCCCGGCGAGTACGCCGCCCACCTGGGCGTCGGCCGCGTGGCCGGGGTCTACCGGGCCCGCAGCACCGGCGACGCGCGGGCGGTGTTCCTGTTCAGGAGCGAGCGCGAGCTGGAGTACCACCACAGGGACGTGCCCCGGCAGAAGGAACTGCTGTGCGAGGCGTTCCAGAGCATGCACCCCGACGTGGACGGCTGGCTCGGCGAGCTGGACCACACCCCGGCCTTCTACTTCGACTCCATCACCCAGCTCCGGATGGACACCTGGTCGTCCGGCCGCGTGACGCTCGTGGGCGACGCGGGGTACTGCCCGGGACCGGCCATCGGCGGCAGCACCAGCCTGGCCGTGCTCGGCGCGTACGTCCTGGCCGGCGAGCTGGCCGAGGCCGGCGGCGACCACACGCGGGCCTTCGCCGCCTACGAGCGCGAGATGGCGGACCTGGTGCGGGGCAGCCACGCGTTCGCCCTCGGCGCGGCACGCACCCTCATCCCGCGTTCCCGGCTCGGGGTCGCGGGGCTTCTCGCCGGAACGCGGCTCGTCTCCATGCTCCCGGCCGCCGTCGGCCGGGCCCTCGGGCGGCTCAACTCCTCGGGCATTCGCCTCCACGACTCGATGACCGTCAAGCATTACGCCCGCCCGGTGCACGGAAAACACGGCGGGTGA